The following are encoded together in the Armatimonadota bacterium genome:
- a CDS encoding molybdenum cofactor biosynthesis protein MoaE, giving the protein MTPVPAMRIAVRTFAAYRQAIGQGELTLDLPDGATPRQVWDTLAERYPDLQRFPPPARFAVNDEFVGPEQILAERDEVALIPPVSGGDGGPEARPVTVEIRVGLVRQPIDVAALIASVQHPQAGAVALFCGTVRARSRGRDVRFLEYEAYESLAQREMRRIAEEAAQRWPVLRLAAVHRLGHLEIGETSVAIAVAAPHRADAFAAARYVIDTLKQSVPIWKKEVWGEGEEWIGSGG; this is encoded by the coding sequence ATGACGCCGGTCCCGGCCATGCGCATCGCCGTCCGCACCTTCGCCGCCTACCGGCAGGCCATCGGGCAGGGCGAACTGACCCTCGACCTTCCAGACGGCGCCACGCCGCGGCAGGTCTGGGATACCCTGGCCGAGCGCTACCCGGATCTACAACGGTTTCCCCCACCCGCCCGGTTCGCGGTCAACGACGAGTTCGTGGGGCCGGAGCAGATTCTGGCGGAACGCGACGAGGTGGCGCTGATCCCACCGGTGAGCGGCGGCGACGGCGGCCCCGAGGCCCGACCCGTGACAGTGGAGATCCGCGTGGGCCTGGTGCGTCAGCCCATCGACGTGGCCGCTCTGATAGCCTCGGTGCAGCACCCTCAGGCGGGAGCGGTGGCGCTGTTCTGCGGCACGGTGCGGGCCCGCTCCCGCGGCCGGGACGTGCGGTTCCTGGAGTACGAGGCCTACGAGAGCCTGGCCCAGCGGGAGATGCGCCGCATCGCCGAGGAGGCGGCGCAACGCTGGCCGGTGCTGCGCCTGGCCGCCGTGCACCGCCTGGGCCACCTGGAGATCGGCGAGACCAGCGTGGCCATCGCCGTGGCCGCCCCGCACCGGGCCGACGCCTTCGCCGCCGCCCGTTACGTCATCGACACGCTGAAGCAAAGCGTCCCCATCTGGAAGAAAGAGGTCTGGGGCGAGGGCGAGGAGTGGATCGGCTCGGGCGGGTAG
- a CDS encoding zinc-binding dehydrogenase, producing the protein MKAVRIHEHGGPEVLRLEEVPTPQPGPHQVLVRVRAVALNHIDLWLRRGLPRLRLEFPHILGADIAGEVAALGPGVTGWREGDPVLLHPGVSCGHCQACLAGLDNRCPEFSILGEHMPGGYAQYITVPEQNLLPKPAHLSFEEAAAMPLVFLTAWNMLVTNARLRFGEEVLIWGAGSGVGSAGIQIARLFEARVITTAGAAWKLERAREIGADVGINYREQDVLQEVRRLTGRRGVDVVLDHVGAATWETSIKALAPGGRLAVCGATSGPQTPVDIRYIYARQLTITGTWVGTQAEMREVLRLIQRRRFVPVVFTVLPLEEAAEAHRIMEESRHFGKIVLQVS; encoded by the coding sequence ATGAAGGCGGTGCGCATCCACGAGCACGGCGGTCCTGAGGTCCTGCGGCTGGAGGAGGTGCCGACGCCGCAGCCCGGTCCGCACCAGGTGCTGGTGCGGGTGCGGGCGGTGGCCCTCAACCACATCGACCTGTGGCTGCGCCGCGGCCTGCCGCGACTGCGCCTGGAGTTCCCCCACATCCTTGGTGCCGACATTGCCGGAGAGGTGGCCGCCCTCGGGCCCGGCGTCACCGGATGGCGGGAGGGCGACCCCGTGCTGCTCCATCCGGGCGTTAGCTGCGGCCACTGCCAGGCCTGCCTGGCCGGTCTGGACAACCGCTGCCCCGAGTTCTCCATCCTGGGCGAGCACATGCCCGGCGGCTACGCCCAGTACATCACGGTGCCCGAACAGAACCTGCTGCCCAAACCGGCCCACCTCTCCTTCGAGGAAGCGGCGGCCATGCCCCTGGTCTTCCTCACCGCCTGGAACATGCTGGTGACCAACGCCCGCCTGCGCTTCGGCGAGGAGGTGCTCATCTGGGGCGCGGGCAGCGGGGTGGGCAGCGCCGGGATCCAGATCGCCCGTCTCTTCGAGGCCCGGGTGATCACCACGGCGGGTGCGGCCTGGAAGCTGGAGCGGGCGCGGGAGATCGGCGCCGACGTGGGGATCAACTACCGGGAGCAGGACGTGCTGCAGGAGGTGCGTCGCCTCACCGGCCGCCGCGGGGTGGACGTGGTGCTGGACCACGTGGGCGCGGCCACCTGGGAGACCAGCATCAAGGCGCTGGCCCCCGGAGGACGGCTCGCCGTCTGCGGCGCCACCAGCGGCCCGCAGACCCCGGTGGACATCCGCTACATCTACGCGCGGCAGCTCACCATCACCGGCACCTGGGTGGGCACGCAGGCGGAGATGCGGGAGGTCCTGCGGCTGATCCAGCGGCGCCGCTTCGTCCCCGTGGTCTTCACCGTCCTGCCGCTGGAGGAGGCGGCGGAGGCGCACCGCATCATGGAGGAGAGCCGGCACTTCGGCAAGATCGTGCTGCAGGTGAGCTAG
- a CDS encoding type II toxin-antitoxin system VapC family toxin, with amino-acid sequence MIVLHANILLYAYNPSFPQHEVARAWLERTLAQPAPVGLPWITITAFLRISTNPRAFPQPLAPGEAVDIVASWLAHPTVVVIGPGEGHWEILRGLLLATQARGPQVIDAHLAALALEHGAVLCTTDRGFRLFPGLRTLNPLEGSP; translated from the coding sequence GTGATCGTCCTCCACGCCAACATCCTGCTGTACGCGTACAACCCCTCGTTCCCCCAGCATGAGGTGGCACGAGCCTGGCTGGAGCGCACGCTGGCCCAGCCCGCGCCCGTCGGCCTGCCCTGGATCACCATCACGGCCTTCCTGCGTATCAGCACCAACCCGCGGGCGTTCCCCCAGCCGCTTGCCCCGGGCGAAGCGGTTGACATCGTGGCTAGCTGGCTGGCGCACCCAACGGTGGTGGTGATCGGGCCGGGAGAGGGCCACTGGGAGATCCTGCGCGGGTTGCTGCTGGCGACCCAGGCGCGCGGGCCGCAGGTGATAGACGCCCACCTGGCTGCACTAGCCTTGGAGCACGGCGCGGTCCTGTGCACCACCGACCGGGGCTTCCGTCTCTTCCCCGGCCTGCGCACACTCAATCCTCTGGAGGGTTCACCATGA
- a CDS encoding creatininase — MSDILVEHLTWPEFAAQIGRRIVLIPVGSVEQHGPHLPLGTDVFIVWHLAQRLAHRLLALVAPPIWYAAASDPASGGGQRFPGTMSLRGSTLLRLTGDILREYFRHGARHLVLLNGHFENTAFLAEAAREVLPPDDTSGRRIVLVNWWEHVPEAVLRDLFPEGFPGWEVEHASLTESSLMMALAPALVHPERIPPPPQERRVPPPHKVFPEPPNQVPSSGILYTAAGASQQRGEALVAVLVETLTALLAREFPQGAQEAGASERRAG, encoded by the coding sequence ATGTCGGACATACTGGTGGAGCATCTGACCTGGCCGGAGTTCGCCGCGCAGATCGGCAGGCGTATCGTCCTCATTCCCGTGGGCTCGGTGGAGCAGCACGGACCGCACCTGCCCCTGGGCACAGACGTGTTCATCGTCTGGCATCTGGCCCAGCGGCTGGCCCATCGCCTGCTCGCCCTGGTGGCTCCCCCCATCTGGTACGCGGCCGCCTCGGACCCGGCCAGCGGCGGCGGTCAGCGCTTTCCGGGCACCATGAGCCTGCGAGGGAGCACGCTGCTGCGCCTGACCGGCGACATCCTGCGGGAGTACTTCCGCCACGGGGCCAGACATCTCGTGCTACTGAACGGCCACTTCGAGAACACCGCCTTCCTGGCGGAGGCTGCCCGCGAGGTTCTGCCTCCAGACGATACCTCCGGCCGGCGCATCGTCCTGGTGAACTGGTGGGAGCACGTCCCCGAGGCGGTTCTGCGCGACCTGTTTCCCGAAGGCTTTCCCGGCTGGGAGGTGGAGCACGCCAGCCTGACCGAAAGCTCCCTGATGATGGCGCTGGCCCCCGCCCTGGTGCACCCGGAGCGCATTCCTCCGCCGCCGCAGGAGCGCCGCGTCCCGCCCCCGCACAAGGTCTTTCCAGAGCCCCCCAACCAGGTCCCGTCCAGCGGGATCCTCTACACGGCGGCGGGCGCCTCGCAGCAGCGGGGGGAGGCGCTGGTGGCCGTCCTGGTGGAGACGTTGACCGCCCTGCTGGCTCGGGAATTCCCGCAGGGGGCGCAGGAGGCAGGAGCTTCAGAACGGCGAGCAGGGTGA